Proteins co-encoded in one Streptococcus parauberis NCFD 2020 genomic window:
- a CDS encoding DNA glycosylase AlkZ-like family protein — translation MLELSRQEIISQRLYNNGLVEKLKSIDHLLSKSLGIQAQYINHALFNISTRLDPDSFHSFSELEKKSILAWGQRQTYHFYQKETWQDIVISLAEQELWPKKLLTEAGINLELVSQILEDYLIDKRTRQEVLDFFGPDHKVLFQWSALFLLHSRQGQLYHTWTTQNDRFVHWHQLNQTTPAPFQMELLLHRYFIFYGPATLADAAHFFGIKQSHLANIPLSNLQATTYQGKNYYFDSYHEQVSLPEIVVLGKFDPLLIAYANKDLLIDQDMQAKVWKKAGQISAIILKKGKLVATWTFSNKKSDISFTVEVQGKLLKKDKKQIESVFKTYCRQMKKQLKSISYLN, via the coding sequence ATGCTTGAATTAAGTCGCCAAGAGATAATTAGTCAACGATTATATAATAATGGATTAGTGGAAAAACTTAAATCTATTGATCATCTCTTAAGCAAATCCCTAGGCATCCAAGCTCAGTATATCAATCATGCCCTATTCAATATTTCAACTCGCCTTGACCCTGATAGTTTTCATTCCTTTTCAGAATTAGAAAAAAAGAGTATCTTAGCATGGGGACAACGGCAAACCTATCATTTTTATCAAAAGGAAACTTGGCAAGACATTGTAATTTCCCTAGCAGAACAAGAACTTTGGCCAAAAAAATTACTGACAGAAGCTGGCATTAACCTGGAACTTGTCAGCCAAATTCTTGAAGATTATCTGATTGATAAAAGAACTCGGCAAGAGGTTCTCGATTTTTTTGGACCAGATCACAAAGTCCTCTTTCAATGGAGTGCCCTTTTTCTTCTTCATTCCCGACAAGGCCAACTCTATCATACCTGGACCACCCAAAATGACCGCTTTGTCCACTGGCACCAATTAAACCAGACAACTCCTGCTCCTTTTCAAATGGAATTGCTACTGCACCGCTATTTTATCTTTTATGGACCAGCGACTTTAGCTGATGCCGCTCATTTTTTTGGTATTAAGCAAAGCCATTTAGCTAATATACCACTAAGCAATTTACAAGCAACCACCTATCAAGGGAAGAACTACTACTTTGATAGCTATCATGAGCAAGTCAGTCTGCCAGAAATTGTCGTCCTGGGAAAATTCGATCCTTTGTTGATTGCTTACGCCAATAAAGATTTGCTCATTGACCAGGATATGCAAGCAAAAGTTTGGAAAAAAGCCGGACAAATTTCAGCTATTATATTGAAGAAAGGTAAATTAGTTGCAACTTGGACCTTTTCAAATAAAAAAAGTGACATTAGTTTTACTGTGGAAGTTCAGGGTAAGTTACTTAAAAAAGATAAAAAGCAAATTGAATCTGTCTTTAAGACCTATTGTCGTCAAATGAAAAAACAGCTCAAATCTATAAGCTATCTTAACTAA
- the hutI gene encoding imidazolonepropionase — protein sequence MSADLLLVHFDQVFCPQDMGHPLYGDQMKNAQILDDGYIAIKDGKILAVGSGQPDSDLIGPATKVKSYEGKIATPGLIDCHTHLVYGGSREHEFSKKLNGVSYLEILAQGGGILSTVKATREADFDNLYQKSAQLLDYMLLHGTTTVEAKSGYGLNWETEERQLQVVKQLNADHQIDLVSTFMAAHAIPTEYKGHSKDYLDHIINEMLPKVKDENLAEFCDIFCEKGVFTADESRYLLSKAKELGFKLRIHADEIESIGGVDVAAELEAVSAEHLMMATDQGIEKMAKAKVIGNLLPATTFSLMEDTYAPAKKMIDAGMAITLSTDSNPGSCPTANLQFVMQLGCFMMRLTPIEVLNSVTINAAYSVNRQETIGSFDEGKIADIAIFSANNIDYPFYFFATNLIHHVYKNGKLVVKEGHITK from the coding sequence ATGTCTGCTGATTTACTGTTAGTTCATTTTGATCAAGTCTTTTGCCCTCAAGATATGGGGCATCCATTATATGGTGATCAAATGAAAAATGCTCAAATATTAGACGATGGCTATATTGCTATCAAAGATGGGAAAATATTAGCTGTTGGCTCAGGACAGCCAGATTCAGATTTAATTGGTCCAGCGACTAAAGTTAAATCATATGAAGGGAAAATTGCCACACCAGGTTTAATTGATTGCCATACTCATTTAGTTTATGGTGGAAGTCGTGAACATGAATTTTCCAAAAAATTGAATGGCGTCTCTTACTTAGAAATTCTTGCCCAAGGCGGAGGGATCCTAAGTACGGTTAAAGCAACCCGTGAAGCTGACTTTGATAATCTCTATCAAAAATCGGCTCAATTATTAGACTACATGTTATTACATGGAACTACTACTGTCGAAGCAAAAAGTGGCTATGGTTTAAACTGGGAAACTGAAGAACGTCAATTACAAGTTGTTAAACAATTAAATGCTGACCATCAAATAGACTTGGTTTCAACCTTTATGGCAGCCCATGCGATTCCAACTGAGTACAAAGGGCATTCAAAAGATTATTTAGATCATATTATTAATGAGATGCTTCCTAAAGTTAAAGATGAAAACTTAGCTGAATTCTGTGATATCTTTTGTGAAAAAGGTGTATTTACGGCTGATGAATCTCGTTATTTACTGTCCAAAGCAAAAGAACTTGGCTTTAAATTGCGTATCCATGCTGATGAAATTGAATCAATTGGCGGTGTTGATGTTGCTGCTGAGCTTGAAGCAGTTTCAGCAGAACACTTAATGATGGCGACTGATCAAGGAATCGAAAAGATGGCAAAAGCAAAAGTCATTGGAAATCTTTTACCAGCTACTACCTTTAGCTTAATGGAAGATACTTATGCACCTGCTAAAAAAATGATTGATGCAGGAATGGCTATCACTTTATCAACAGATAGTAATCCTGGTTCTTGTCCAACTGCCAATTTACAATTCGTTATGCAATTAGGCTGCTTTATGATGCGACTCACGCCAATTGAAGTTCTAAATTCAGTTACTATTAATGCTGCTTATTCTGTAAATAGACAAGAAACAATCGGAAGTTTTGACGAAGGCAAAATAGCTGATATTGCGATCTTTAGTGCCAATAATATTGATTATCCATTCTACTTCTTTGCCACAAATCTCATCCATCATGTTTATAAAAATGGTAAACTTGTTGTTAAAGAAGGTCATATTACAAAATAA
- a CDS encoding urocanate hydratase, translating to MTTYSEAEIAAAMTVKLDDVLPEKTVFEEGIRRAPDRGFRLTQEQTETALKNALRYVPKKFHEEVIPEFLEELKTRGRIYAYRWRPNERIHGKPIDEYKGNCTAAKAMQVMIDNNLSFEIALYPYELVTYGETGSVCANWLQYNLIKKYLEVMTDQQTLVVESGHPLGLFKSKPEAPRVIITNGLLVGEYDNMKDWEIAEEMGVTNYGQMTAGGWMYIGPQGIVHGTFNTLLNAGRLKLGVPDDGDLTGKLFISSGLGGMSGAQGKAAEIAKAVAIIAEVDASRIETRHSQGWVSQIAESPEEAMQLAQKAQEAKETTSIAFHGNIVDLLEYINKEHIHVDLLSDQTSCHNVYDGGYCPAGITFDERTKLLAEDKDKFIEKVNETLGRHFNAIKELTSNGTYFFDYGNAFMKSVFDSGVMEISKNGRDDKDGFIWPSYVEDIMGPMLFDYGYGPFRWCCLSGKHEDLVATDHAAMEAINPDRRYQDRDNYNWIRDAEKNQLVVGTQARILYQDCMGRVNIALKFNEMVREGKIGPVMIGRDHHDVSGTDSPFRETSNIKDGSNVCADMAVQCYAGNAARGMSLVALHNGGGTGIGKAINGGFGLVLDGSERIDEIIKSAIAWDTMGGVARRNWARNDHAIETAIEYNRLHEGTDHITIPFLTDEDLIKDTVAKLFKQ from the coding sequence ATGACAACTTATAGTGAAGCTGAAATTGCTGCTGCTATGACTGTAAAACTGGATGATGTATTGCCAGAAAAAACAGTATTTGAAGAAGGTATCCGTCGTGCTCCTGACAGAGGGTTCCGTTTAACTCAGGAACAAACTGAAACAGCACTGAAAAATGCCTTACGTTATGTCCCTAAAAAATTCCATGAAGAAGTTATTCCAGAATTTCTTGAAGAATTAAAAACTCGAGGTCGTATCTATGCATACAGATGGCGTCCAAATGAAAGAATCCATGGCAAACCAATTGATGAGTATAAAGGAAATTGCACAGCTGCCAAAGCGATGCAAGTAATGATTGATAATAACCTTTCTTTTGAAATTGCATTATACCCATATGAATTAGTAACTTATGGTGAAACTGGTTCAGTTTGTGCCAACTGGTTACAATACAATTTGATAAAAAAATATCTTGAAGTAATGACTGATCAACAAACACTTGTTGTCGAATCAGGTCACCCATTAGGATTATTCAAATCTAAACCAGAAGCTCCTCGTGTTATTATTACTAATGGTTTACTTGTTGGTGAATATGATAATATGAAAGATTGGGAAATTGCAGAAGAAATGGGTGTTACCAATTACGGTCAAATGACAGCAGGTGGATGGATGTACATTGGCCCTCAAGGGATTGTCCATGGCACATTTAATACATTACTAAATGCTGGTCGCCTAAAATTAGGGGTTCCAGATGATGGTGATTTGACTGGTAAATTGTTTATTTCTTCAGGTCTAGGTGGTATGAGTGGTGCACAAGGTAAAGCTGCTGAAATTGCTAAAGCAGTCGCAATTATTGCGGAAGTAGACGCTTCACGTATCGAAACTCGTCATTCACAGGGTTGGGTCAGCCAAATCGCAGAAAGTCCTGAGGAAGCTATGCAATTGGCCCAAAAAGCCCAAGAAGCAAAAGAAACAACTTCAATTGCTTTTCACGGTAACATTGTTGACTTGCTAGAATATATCAATAAAGAGCATATCCACGTTGACTTGTTATCAGATCAAACTTCTTGTCATAATGTCTATGATGGTGGTTACTGCCCTGCAGGTATTACATTTGATGAAAGGACGAAACTTTTAGCTGAAGATAAAGATAAATTCATTGAAAAGGTTAATGAAACATTGGGTCGTCATTTCAATGCTATCAAAGAATTAACAAGTAATGGTACTTACTTCTTTGACTATGGTAATGCCTTCATGAAATCTGTTTTTGATTCTGGTGTTATGGAGATTTCTAAGAATGGCCGTGATGATAAAGACGGCTTCATTTGGCCATCATATGTTGAAGATATCATGGGCCCAATGTTATTTGACTATGGTTATGGTCCATTCCGTTGGTGCTGCTTGAGTGGTAAACATGAAGACTTAGTTGCCACTGACCATGCTGCTATGGAAGCAATTAATCCTGACCGTCGTTACCAAGACCGTGATAATTACAACTGGATTCGCGATGCTGAAAAGAACCAATTAGTTGTTGGAACACAAGCACGTATTCTTTATCAAGATTGTATGGGTCGTGTTAATATTGCTCTCAAATTTAATGAAATGGTACGTGAAGGTAAAATTGGTCCTGTTATGATTGGTCGTGACCACCATGACGTATCTGGTACTGATTCGCCATTCCGTGAAACATCAAATATTAAAGATGGTTCAAATGTATGTGCTGACATGGCTGTTCAATGTTATGCTGGTAATGCTGCGCGCGGTATGAGTCTAGTTGCTCTCCACAATGGTGGTGGTACTGGTATTGGTAAAGCTATTAATGGTGGATTTGGGCTTGTCTTGGATGGTAGTGAACGGATTGATGAAATTATTAAATCTGCTATCGCTTGGGACACTATGGGTGGTGTTGCAAGACGTAATTGGGCAAGAAATGATCATGCTATTGAAACAGCAATTGAATACAATCGTCTTCACGAAGGTACTGACCATATCACAATCCCTTTCTTAACTGACGAAGACTTAATTAAAGACACAGTCGCAAAATTATTTAAACAATAA
- a CDS encoding formate--tetrahydrofolate ligase produces MVQSDIEIANSVEMCPITDVAQSIGIKEDALTLYGKYKAKIDARQLATLNDKKDGKLILVTAISPTPAGEGKTTTSVGLVDALSHIGKKAVIALREPSLGPVFGVKGGAAGGGHAQVVPMEDINLHFTGDFHAIGIANNLLAALIDNHIHHGNTLGIDSRRITWKRVVDMNDRQLRHIVNGLQGKVNGVPREDGYDITVASEIMAILCLSETISDLKERLGKIIIGYNFQGEPVTAHDLKAEGAMAALLKEAIHPNIVQTLEHTPALIHGGPFANIAHGCNSVLATKLALKYADYAVTEAGFGADLGAEKFIDIKCRLSGIRPAAVVLVATIRALKMHGGVAKTDLGTENVQAVLGGLPNLDKHLENIQEVYGLPVVVAINKFPLDTEAELQAVYDACEKRNVDVVISDVWANGGSGGAELAEKVVALAEKENTFSFVYDETDSIETKLTKIVTKIYGGNGISLTPAAKREMNDLERLGFGNYPICMAKTQYSFSDDAKKLGAPKDFTVKISNLKVSAGAGFIVALTGAVMTMPGLPKVPASEKIDIDDEGNITGLF; encoded by the coding sequence ATGGTGCAATCAGATATTGAAATTGCAAATTCAGTTGAAATGTGTCCGATTACTGATGTGGCCCAATCAATTGGTATTAAAGAGGATGCCTTAACCCTCTATGGTAAATATAAGGCAAAAATTGATGCCAGACAATTAGCTACATTGAATGATAAAAAAGATGGTAAGTTAATTTTAGTGACTGCCATCTCACCAACACCTGCAGGTGAAGGTAAAACAACAACCTCAGTTGGTTTAGTAGATGCCTTGTCACACATTGGTAAAAAGGCTGTGATTGCTCTTAGAGAACCATCTTTAGGGCCTGTATTTGGTGTTAAAGGTGGTGCAGCTGGAGGAGGTCATGCTCAGGTCGTTCCAATGGAAGACATTAACTTACACTTTACAGGTGATTTTCATGCTATTGGAATAGCCAATAACCTGTTAGCTGCCTTAATTGATAACCATATTCATCATGGCAATACATTAGGTATTGATTCACGTCGTATCACATGGAAACGTGTTGTAGATATGAATGATCGTCAATTGCGTCATATTGTAAATGGACTTCAAGGTAAAGTAAATGGTGTTCCTCGTGAAGATGGTTACGACATTACTGTAGCTTCTGAAATTATGGCCATTCTTTGTTTGTCAGAAACAATTTCAGATTTGAAAGAACGCTTAGGTAAAATAATTATTGGTTACAACTTCCAAGGGGAACCGGTTACTGCACATGACTTAAAAGCAGAAGGTGCAATGGCAGCTTTACTTAAAGAAGCAATTCATCCAAATATCGTGCAAACTCTCGAACATACACCAGCATTAATCCATGGTGGCCCATTTGCCAATATTGCACATGGCTGTAACAGTGTTTTAGCAACTAAATTAGCTCTCAAATATGCAGACTACGCAGTTACTGAAGCAGGATTTGGGGCTGACTTAGGTGCTGAAAAATTCATTGATATAAAATGTCGTCTCTCAGGAATTAGACCTGCAGCAGTTGTTTTAGTTGCGACAATTCGTGCTCTAAAAATGCATGGAGGAGTTGCAAAAACAGATTTAGGAACAGAAAATGTTCAAGCTGTTCTAGGTGGTCTACCAAACTTAGATAAACATTTGGAAAATATTCAAGAAGTATATGGATTACCAGTTGTTGTAGCTATCAATAAATTCCCACTTGATACTGAAGCAGAATTACAAGCAGTTTATGATGCATGTGAAAAACGTAATGTTGATGTTGTTATTTCAGATGTATGGGCAAATGGCGGTTCAGGTGGTGCTGAGCTAGCTGAAAAAGTAGTTGCCTTAGCAGAAAAAGAAAATACCTTCTCATTTGTTTACGACGAAACAGATAGCATTGAAACAAAATTAACTAAAATTGTTACCAAAATTTATGGTGGTAACGGAATTTCATTAACACCAGCTGCCAAACGAGAAATGAATGATTTAGAACGATTAGGGTTTGGAAATTATCCAATCTGTATGGCTAAAACTCAATATTCATTCTCAGATGACGCAAAAAAACTAGGTGCCCCTAAAGATTTTACAGTTAAAATCTCTAATTTAAAAGTATCTGCAGGAGCTGGCTTTATCGTTGCTCTTACTGGTGCAGTTATGACTATGCCAGGTCTTCCGAAAGTACCTGCAAGTGAAAAAATTGATATTGATGATGAGGGCAATATCACTGGATTATTCTAG
- a CDS encoding cyclodeaminase/cyclohydrolase family protein — protein MKLVDLSLFEFAQVLGSDAPAPGGGSAAALSAANGISLTKMVCELTLGKKKYADEEALIKTIHEASSQLQMDLLVAIDKDTEAFNLVSAVFDMPKETDDDKLARRQAMQNALKEATKSPFTMMEQMLEAIKVTEKAVGHSNTNAASDLGVAALNLKAGLQGAWLNVLINLTGIKDTEFVENYKAKGQSILDEGSQLSDKIYTEVLNSL, from the coding sequence ATGAAATTAGTCGATTTATCTCTCTTTGAATTTGCCCAGGTCTTGGGATCTGATGCCCCAGCTCCTGGAGGAGGCTCTGCGGCAGCTCTTTCAGCTGCAAATGGTATTTCTTTAACCAAAATGGTTTGTGAACTAACACTTGGAAAGAAAAAATATGCTGATGAGGAAGCGTTAATCAAAACAATTCATGAAGCATCTAGTCAATTACAAATGGACCTCTTAGTTGCTATTGATAAAGATACAGAAGCATTTAATCTTGTATCAGCCGTCTTTGATATGCCTAAAGAAACAGATGATGACAAATTAGCTCGCAGACAGGCTATGCAAAATGCTTTAAAAGAAGCTACTAAATCACCATTTACAATGATGGAACAAATGTTAGAAGCTATTAAAGTAACTGAAAAAGCTGTTGGGCACTCAAATACTAATGCAGCAAGTGACTTGGGTGTTGCGGCCTTGAATCTAAAAGCAGGCCTACAAGGAGCATGGTTAAATGTTCTCATAAACCTTACAGGGATAAAAGATACAGAGTTTGTTGAAAACTATAAAGCAAAGGGACAAAGTATCTTAGATGAAGGCTCTCAATTATCCGACAAGATTTATACAGAGGTATTAAATAGTTTATAA
- a CDS encoding peptide ABC transporter substrate-binding protein yields MKAWKTLTTAGLVLVTVSTLAACGNSNSASKSGDKNTINWYTPTEIITLDISKNTDRYSAMAIGNSGSSLLRVGKDGKLVPDLATKVDISKDGKTYTATLRDDLKWSDGSKMTADDFVYTWQRMVDPKTASEYAYLTTDAHLQNADKIIAGEEKDLTKLGVKADGNKIIFTLDTPAPQFESLLSFSNFMPQQKKFVEKAGKEYGTSSEKQLYSGPYVVKDWNGTSGSFKLIKNKYYWDAKNVKTKTVKVQAIKKPDTAVQMYKQGQLDFANISGTSAIYNANKNNKDNIKIPEARADYLAYNETGSVKALTNQKIRQALNLATDREGLVKAAADTGSKAASSLAPTGLEKLTNGKDLGEYTAQPYTYDKEKAAKLFKEGLAELGTEKLTLTMLADSDNPMKKAAVDYIKESWEKNLPGLTLEEKFVTFKQRLKDTSEQNFEIAFVSWGGDYPEGSTFYGLFTSNSDYNYGKIKSPEYDAAYESALTTNALDKDAAADDYKAAEKALYEGAHYSPLYYLANEGLQNPNIKGLVRNSTGLDVDFTHAYKTK; encoded by the coding sequence ATGAAAGCATGGAAAACATTAACAACGGCTGGACTCGTTTTAGTAACGGTCTCAACTTTAGCAGCGTGTGGTAACTCAAACTCTGCATCAAAATCTGGAGATAAAAATACCATCAATTGGTATACACCTACTGAAATTATTACACTAGATATTTCCAAAAATACTGACCGCTACTCAGCGATGGCGATTGGGAATTCTGGTAGTAGCTTACTTCGCGTCGGTAAAGATGGTAAACTTGTTCCAGATTTAGCTACTAAAGTCGATATCTCAAAAGATGGTAAGACTTATACAGCTACTTTGCGTGACGACTTAAAATGGTCGGACGGTAGCAAAATGACTGCCGATGACTTTGTCTATACATGGCAACGTATGGTTGATCCTAAGACTGCGTCAGAATATGCTTATTTAACAACGGATGCTCACTTACAAAATGCTGATAAAATCATCGCAGGTGAGGAAAAAGATCTCACTAAATTGGGTGTTAAGGCTGATGGTAATAAAATTATCTTTACTTTGGACACTCCCGCACCACAGTTTGAAAGTCTCTTATCATTCTCAAACTTTATGCCACAACAAAAGAAATTTGTTGAAAAAGCAGGCAAAGAATATGGTACAAGTTCTGAAAAACAATTATATTCTGGGCCATATGTTGTCAAAGATTGGAATGGGACTAGTGGTAGCTTTAAACTAATAAAAAACAAATATTACTGGGATGCCAAAAATGTTAAAACCAAAACTGTAAAAGTACAAGCTATTAAAAAACCAGATACTGCGGTTCAAATGTACAAACAAGGTCAATTAGACTTTGCAAATATTTCTGGAACATCAGCAATCTACAATGCTAATAAAAATAATAAAGACAACATCAAAATTCCAGAAGCCCGTGCAGATTACTTAGCTTATAATGAAACTGGTTCTGTGAAAGCATTAACTAATCAAAAAATCCGTCAAGCACTTAACCTCGCTACTGACCGTGAAGGATTAGTTAAAGCTGCTGCAGATACAGGTTCTAAAGCGGCAAGCTCTCTAGCACCGACTGGTTTAGAAAAATTAACCAATGGTAAAGATTTAGGTGAATACACTGCACAACCTTACACATATGATAAAGAAAAAGCAGCAAAACTTTTTAAAGAAGGATTAGCAGAACTTGGAACTGAAAAATTAACCTTGACCATGTTAGCTGATTCAGATAATCCTATGAAGAAGGCTGCTGTGGATTACATCAAAGAATCTTGGGAGAAAAATCTACCTGGATTGACACTTGAAGAAAAATTTGTAACCTTCAAACAACGTCTTAAAGATACTTCAGAACAAAACTTTGAGATAGCTTTTGTTAGTTGGGGTGGTGATTATCCTGAAGGATCAACCTTCTATGGATTATTCACATCAAATTCTGACTACAACTATGGTAAAATTAAGAGCCCTGAGTATGATGCTGCTTATGAGAGTGCATTAACTACGAATGCTTTGGATAAAGATGCAGCAGCAGATGATTACAAAGCGGCAGAAAAAGCTTTATATGAGGGTGCTCACTATAGCCCGCTATATTATCTTGCCAATGAAGGTCTTCAAAACCCTAATATTAAAGGATTAGTTCGTAACTCAACTGGACTTGATGTTGACTTCACACATGCTTATAAAACAAAATAA
- a CDS encoding HutD family protein — translation MIQIKILSEVDFHNSIWSGGKTKQLFIFPETGDYQSRQFDYRLSTATVELAQSEFSDLSGYHRLIMSLDKPIKLSLKDQQAEKLLRVFESYYFEGNEKIISRGECTDYNLIYNNNYVGQMMAIARNNDPICENNPIQFIYALNDLHFQIENMCEGILQANHLLIVEKNSTNNSIKINLSPYQEVGQMIAVWAGLSDRDGFSLHD, via the coding sequence ATGATACAAATTAAAATTCTAAGTGAAGTTGATTTCCATAACTCAATCTGGTCAGGGGGGAAAACGAAACAATTGTTTATCTTTCCTGAAACTGGTGATTATCAAAGTCGACAATTTGATTACCGCTTATCAACTGCAACAGTTGAATTAGCACAATCTGAGTTTTCCGATTTATCTGGATATCATCGTTTAATAATGAGCTTAGATAAGCCAATTAAACTTTCACTAAAAGATCAACAAGCGGAAAAACTATTACGAGTTTTTGAAAGTTATTATTTTGAAGGAAACGAAAAAATAATTAGCAGAGGAGAATGCACAGACTATAATTTAATATATAATAATAATTATGTCGGCCAAATGATGGCTATCGCTCGCAATAATGATCCAATTTGTGAAAATAATCCTATTCAATTCATTTATGCATTAAATGATCTTCATTTTCAAATTGAAAATATGTGTGAAGGAATATTACAAGCAAATCATTTATTAATTGTAGAAAAAAATTCCACAAATAACTCAATAAAGATAAATTTATCTCCCTATCAAGAAGTTGGCCAGATGATAGCGGTTTGGGCGGGGTTATCAGACAGAGATGGATTTAGTTTGCATGATTAA
- a CDS encoding tryptophan-rich sensory protein: MKKEANRIKSLFVAYILTLVFNFLSAIGFLTGMSQKDLSDKYHNFLTPSSQAFSIWSVIYGLLFLLLIIYYFKWSYKIKEEIDLIYPFLMGTFIFNILWTILFTNDLIGLSTIAIIIYALLLLVISHYLGKLDDGLSLSKFTFGIYTGWLIIASLVNIAAFFKKTQFGVQAPNALVSGLVLIVISALAIFLVRKDKNPFILLAISWAAYFIYTANHNNSASPEQMIMAVIAIAVSVILALVFIYQSYQIIKKP; this comes from the coding sequence ATGAAAAAAGAAGCAAATAGAATAAAGTCACTTTTTGTTGCTTATATTCTGACACTCGTCTTTAATTTTCTGTCAGCCATCGGCTTTTTAACAGGGATGAGTCAGAAAGATTTATCTGATAAATATCATAATTTTTTGACCCCTAGTAGCCAAGCTTTTTCTATTTGGTCAGTGATTTATGGTTTATTATTTCTCTTATTGATCATTTATTATTTCAAATGGAGCTATAAAATCAAGGAAGAAATAGATCTTATTTATCCATTTTTGATGGGAACATTTATTTTTAATATCTTATGGACAATTTTATTTACCAACGATTTGATAGGTCTTTCTACAATTGCCATTATTATCTATGCTTTACTTTTACTGGTTATCAGTCATTATTTAGGAAAACTTGATGATGGTTTATCACTGTCTAAGTTTACCTTTGGGATTTATACTGGTTGGTTAATTATTGCTAGCTTAGTTAATATAGCTGCTTTCTTCAAAAAAACGCAATTTGGGGTACAGGCACCAAATGCCTTGGTTTCGGGATTGGTATTAATTGTTATTAGTGCTCTAGCTATCTTCCTAGTGAGAAAAGATAAAAATCCATTTATCCTATTAGCCATATCTTGGGCAGCCTATTTCATTTACACTGCTAACCATAATAATAGTGCCTCACCCGAACAGATGATTATGGCTGTCATTGCTATTGCAGTTAGTGTTATATTAGCTTTGGTCTTCATTTATCAATCTTATCAAATCATCAAAAAACCATAA
- a CDS encoding YdbC family protein, whose protein sequence is MAEFTFEIEEHLITLSENDKGWTKELNRVSFNGAPAKWDIRTWSPDHTKMGKGVTLTNEEFNLLVKEFTK, encoded by the coding sequence ATGGCTGAATTTACTTTTGAAATTGAAGAACATTTAATTACTTTATCTGAGAATGATAAAGGCTGGACTAAAGAACTAAATCGTGTATCATTTAATGGTGCACCAGCAAAATGGGATATTCGAACTTGGAGCCCAGATCATACCAAAATGGGTAAAGGGGTTACCCTGACCAATGAAGAATTTAATCTTTTGGTCAAAGAATTTACAAAATAA
- the ftcD gene encoding glutamate formimidoyltransferase gives MSKIVECIPNFSEGRNQEVIDGLVKTAKSVAGVTLLDYSSDASHNRSVFTLVGDEESIQEVAFQLIKFASENIDMTKHHGEHPRMGATDVCPFVPIKEITTEECVDISKKVAERVNTELNIPIFLYEDSASRPERQNLAKVRKGQFEGMPEKLLEEDWRPDFGDRKIHPTAGVTAIGARMPLVAFNVNLDTDNVDVAKSIAKIIRGSSGGYKYCKGIGLMLEDRNIAQVSMNMVNFEKCSLYRTFETIKFEARRYGVNIIGSEIIGLAPAKALVDVAEYYLQVEDFDYHKQILENHLLG, from the coding sequence ATGTCAAAAATCGTTGAGTGTATTCCTAACTTTTCAGAGGGCCGTAACCAGGAAGTCATAGATGGTCTTGTGAAAACTGCAAAAAGTGTGGCTGGGGTTACTTTGTTAGATTATTCTTCAGATGCCAGTCACAACCGTAGTGTATTTACCTTGGTTGGTGATGAAGAATCAATACAAGAAGTAGCATTCCAGTTGATTAAATTTGCAAGTGAAAATATTGATATGACAAAACATCATGGTGAACATCCACGTATGGGCGCAACAGATGTTTGTCCATTTGTTCCAATTAAAGAAATTACAACTGAAGAATGTGTTGATATTTCGAAAAAAGTTGCGGAGCGTGTTAATACTGAACTTAACATTCCAATTTTCCTTTATGAAGATTCTGCAAGCCGACCAGAACGTCAAAATTTGGCAAAAGTTCGCAAAGGACAATTTGAAGGTATGCCTGAAAAATTGTTAGAAGAAGATTGGAGACCAGATTTTGGTGACCGTAAAATCCACCCAACAGCTGGAGTAACAGCTATTGGAGCTCGCATGCCATTGGTAGCATTTAACGTTAACCTTGATACAGATAATGTAGACGTTGCAAAAAGTATAGCTAAGATTATTCGTGGATCTTCAGGTGGTTATAAATATTGTAAAGGTATTGGTCTTATGCTTGAAGACCGAAACATTGCACAAGTATCTATGAATATGGTTAACTTTGAAAAATGTTCACTCTATCGAACATTCGAAACTATTAAATTTGAAGCTCGTCGCTACGGTGTTAATATTATTGGATCTGAAATCATTGGGTTGGCACCAGCTAAAGCACTAGTTGATGTTGCGGAATATTATCTTCAAGTCGAAGACTTTGACTACCATAAACAAATATTAGAAAACCATTTATTAGGTTAA